The Hyphomonas sediminis genome contains a region encoding:
- a CDS encoding HU family DNA-binding protein: MNKGELTKAVAAASGLSQSDAGKAVDALFETVAGAVKKRQQVAIAGFGTFSAKTRNAREGRNPATKETIKIPEKTSMAFKPASALKDI, translated from the coding sequence ATGAATAAGGGTGAACTGACCAAAGCGGTGGCAGCGGCCTCCGGCCTGTCTCAGAGCGACGCCGGCAAAGCCGTCGACGCCCTGTTCGAGACCGTCGCTGGGGCAGTGAAGAAACGCCAGCAGGTTGCAATCGCAGGCTTTGGCACTTTCTCGGCCAAGACCCGGAACGCGCGCGAAGGCCGCAATCCGGCAACCAAAGAAACGATCAAGATCCCTGAAAAGACCTCGATGGCATTCAAGCCGGCGTCGGCTCTGAAAGACATCTAA
- a CDS encoding MATE family efflux transporter, with the protein MTATSRLPAWARAKDILDLIRLSVPIAVSRMAMMLMGLTDAIVLGQYAPGELAFVLSAWLPIGVSLGFGIGILLGVQVLTSEMLGTGREAGSGRIFRRGLWWSLVLGALLTLALVPFAQPFFHWIFVTIAPEGQGAGQAVPPDVVASSTAAVTRILAFGLVGHMVSQACSYYLEALRRPLLVTIVMYTGVVINIFGNLALVAGWWGFPQMGAEGVAWSTTVTRWLIAIIMLIFVAALTPGFRRSPPAEAGEARRQFDVGTGTAISNVAEWGGFNVTFIIATWVSIAANAVYGYSVQVMGVCFMFYLGIATATSVRVAEAMGRGNPDEVRNAGRLGVAATFVMGIVMGVLLVSFAGPISRLLVREDAIIGGVAIAPAIAGLLWLAAAATVFDGLQATASFALRAQGMVWLPSAIHLSSFFVVMIPVCYLLAIVLERGAPGVLEGAFIGVFVAGTLQLILLELKAARSGVKRAA; encoded by the coding sequence ATGACGGCGACTTCGCGCCTGCCCGCCTGGGCGCGGGCAAAAGATATTCTGGACCTGATCCGCCTGTCGGTGCCGATCGCTGTCAGCCGTATGGCGATGATGCTGATGGGCCTGACGGATGCGATCGTGCTTGGCCAGTATGCGCCGGGTGAGCTTGCCTTTGTGCTGTCCGCCTGGCTGCCGATCGGTGTGTCGCTCGGTTTCGGCATCGGCATCCTGCTCGGTGTGCAGGTGCTGACCTCCGAAATGCTGGGCACAGGCCGTGAGGCGGGCTCGGGCCGCATCTTCCGGCGCGGGCTCTGGTGGTCGCTTGTGCTCGGCGCCCTGCTCACGCTGGCGCTGGTGCCTTTCGCGCAGCCCTTCTTCCATTGGATCTTCGTCACCATCGCGCCCGAAGGGCAGGGGGCCGGCCAAGCTGTGCCGCCCGATGTCGTGGCGTCGTCCACGGCGGCGGTCACGCGCATCTTGGCGTTCGGCCTGGTCGGCCACATGGTTTCGCAGGCCTGCTCCTACTACCTGGAAGCGCTGCGCCGCCCGCTGCTGGTCACCATCGTCATGTATACCGGCGTGGTCATCAACATTTTCGGCAACCTCGCCCTTGTGGCGGGCTGGTGGGGCTTCCCCCAGATGGGCGCAGAAGGCGTTGCCTGGTCCACTACGGTCACGCGCTGGCTGATCGCTATCATCATGCTCATCTTCGTCGCCGCGCTTACGCCGGGCTTCCGCCGGTCGCCGCCGGCAGAGGCGGGCGAGGCGCGCCGCCAGTTCGACGTCGGCACAGGTACGGCCATCTCCAATGTTGCCGAATGGGGCGGCTTCAACGTCACCTTCATTATTGCCACCTGGGTCTCCATCGCGGCCAACGCCGTCTATGGTTATTCGGTTCAGGTGATGGGCGTGTGCTTCATGTTCTATCTCGGCATTGCCACGGCTACGTCCGTGCGCGTGGCCGAGGCCATGGGCCGGGGCAATCCGGATGAAGTCCGCAATGCGGGCCGCCTCGGCGTCGCGGCTACGTTCGTCATGGGCATCGTGATGGGTGTACTGCTGGTCAGCTTCGCCGGGCCGATCTCTCGCCTGCTGGTGCGGGAAGATGCGATCATCGGCGGCGTGGCGATTGCGCCTGCCATTGCCGGCCTGCTCTGGCTTGCGGCAGCGGCGACGGTGTTTGACGGGCTTCAGGCCACGGCGTCTTTTGCGCTGCGCGCACAAGGCATGGTCTGGCTGCCCAGCGCCATCCATCTCAGCTCGTTCTTCGTGGTGATGATCCCGGTCTGCTACCTGCTGGCCATCGTGTTGGAGCGGGGCGCACCGGGCGTGCTGGAAGGGGCCTTCATCGGCGTCTTCGTGGCCGGAACGCTGCAGCTTATCCTGCTGGAACTGAAAGCGGCGCGCTCCGGTGTGAAGCGCGCCGCCTGA
- a CDS encoding DUF3558 family protein codes for MRLTASICALLLAGVAACGGSEPAAPAEAPATPEAAPAATEPGQPATPVTATGSFDWDKWASVVNENPCSWLSAEDLAALGLPATGDAATTATETSCVWKDADGAQLFSANVVTWDSAENLAGERAEQVKLAAEMGGFIQVGDGSGTVTAIYRKSRGSLVIFPNSDDESAAITLNAKKTARDDEAAKAAKDERALAFTTKLIETYGL; via the coding sequence ATGAGATTGACGGCTTCGATCTGCGCGCTGCTTCTGGCGGGTGTCGCCGCTTGTGGTGGCAGTGAACCTGCCGCGCCTGCCGAGGCGCCCGCAACGCCGGAAGCGGCACCTGCCGCCACCGAGCCCGGCCAGCCGGCGACGCCCGTGACGGCAACGGGCAGCTTCGACTGGGACAAATGGGCAAGCGTGGTGAATGAAAACCCCTGCAGCTGGCTGAGCGCAGAGGATCTGGCTGCCCTTGGCCTGCCCGCCACCGGCGACGCGGCAACCACGGCGACGGAAACGAGCTGCGTGTGGAAAGACGCTGACGGCGCGCAGCTGTTCAGCGCCAATGTGGTGACCTGGGACAGCGCAGAAAACCTTGCAGGCGAGCGCGCGGAACAGGTGAAGCTTGCCGCAGAGATGGGCGGCTTCATCCAGGTGGGCGATGGCAGCGGCACGGTGACGGCGATTTATCGCAAGAGCCGCGGGAGCCTCGTGATCTTTCCGAACTCGGACGATGAGAGCGCTGCCATTACGCTGAACGCGAAGAAGACCGCGCGCGATGATGAAGCCGCCAAAGCGGCGAAGGACGAGCGCGCCCTCGCCTTTACTACCAAGCTGATCGAGACTTACGGGCTCTAA
- a CDS encoding Gfo/Idh/MocA family protein: protein MTRLKVGVAGAGVFGNYHAQKAAASARADLAGIFDVDLTRAQKLADTFGTRGFADYREFLSQCDAVVVAVPATWHEKLAREAIEAHCHVLVEKPLALSGLAARDLADEAAARGRILQVGHQERFVAMAMGVLAIKETPTLIESVRSGPPTPGGRAGDVSVIWDLMIHDLDLAAMMLGREFTQVEATGRIVHSGKIDEAEAVFNYASGGKAKLRASRAAEFRERTMRVVYPSGEIDIDFLTRRLKNTTPYEVKVDIAADLPDPLGAADEGFYAACLGLARSPVPAHGAVAAVAMAEAAEASVLAAIPAK, encoded by the coding sequence ATGACCAGGCTGAAAGTGGGCGTCGCGGGCGCCGGCGTTTTCGGAAATTACCACGCGCAGAAAGCCGCCGCCTCGGCGCGCGCAGACCTCGCCGGCATCTTCGATGTAGACCTCACCCGCGCCCAGAAGCTGGCCGATACCTTTGGCACTCGGGGCTTCGCTGATTATCGTGAATTCCTCAGCCAGTGCGATGCTGTCGTGGTGGCCGTTCCGGCCACCTGGCACGAGAAGCTCGCCCGTGAAGCCATTGAGGCGCACTGCCATGTCCTCGTCGAAAAGCCGCTGGCGCTCTCAGGCCTGGCTGCGCGCGACCTGGCCGATGAAGCTGCTGCCCGCGGGCGCATCCTGCAGGTCGGCCACCAGGAACGCTTCGTGGCCATGGCCATGGGCGTGCTGGCGATCAAGGAAACGCCGACCCTGATCGAGTCGGTCCGCTCCGGCCCGCCGACGCCCGGCGGGCGGGCGGGGGATGTATCGGTGATCTGGGATCTCATGATCCACGATCTCGATCTGGCGGCGATGATGCTGGGGCGTGAGTTCACGCAGGTCGAAGCCACCGGCCGCATCGTCCATTCCGGCAAGATCGACGAGGCCGAAGCGGTGTTCAACTATGCCAGCGGCGGCAAGGCGAAGCTGCGCGCCAGCCGCGCTGCAGAGTTCCGGGAACGGACGATGCGTGTTGTCTATCCCTCGGGCGAGATCGACATCGACTTCCTCACGCGCCGTCTGAAAAATACGACACCTTACGAAGTGAAGGTGGATATCGCCGCTGACCTGCCGGACCCGCTGGGCGCAGCCGATGAAGGCTTCTACGCCGCCTGCCTTGGCCTTGCGCGCAGCCCGGTTCCGGCCCACGGCGCCGTTGCCGCCGTTGCGATGGCAGAAGCCGCAGAGGCCAGCGTGCTGGCCGCCATTCCGGCAAAATAG
- a CDS encoding NADP-dependent oxidoreductase, translating into MSKLTATEWTLAARPVGMPKLSDFAARKTEIADPKDGEIQVVNTWMSVDPYMRGRMYDRESYVPPFQIGEPLQGGAVGRVTASAHPDFKTGDLVSSMLGWRTAWVAAPQAAMVQKLPASGLPESAYLGVAGMPGLTAYAGLLRVGELKEGDTVFVSGAAGAVGSTVVQIAKIKGATVIGSAGGADKCAVVKALGADHVIDYKQAKGFDGLVTALKAAAPKGIDVYFDNVGGDHLAAAIEAARPFARMALCGMIAQYNETGKPEGPHNIIQAVGKQLKLQGFIVSTHADMTPAFHADMAKWIAGGKMKYEETVMNGIEKAPDAFLGLFTGANTGKMLVKLG; encoded by the coding sequence ATGTCTAAACTGACTGCCACTGAGTGGACCCTCGCCGCGCGCCCTGTCGGGATGCCCAAACTCTCCGACTTCGCCGCCCGCAAGACCGAGATTGCCGATCCGAAGGACGGCGAGATCCAGGTGGTGAACACCTGGATGTCTGTTGACCCATATATGCGCGGCCGGATGTATGACCGGGAAAGCTATGTGCCGCCCTTCCAGATTGGCGAGCCGCTGCAGGGCGGCGCCGTGGGCCGCGTGACGGCCTCGGCCCATCCCGACTTCAAAACCGGCGACCTTGTCTCCTCAATGCTCGGCTGGCGCACAGCCTGGGTGGCGGCGCCGCAAGCGGCGATGGTGCAGAAGCTGCCCGCCAGCGGCCTTCCGGAGAGTGCGTATCTGGGCGTTGCCGGGATGCCGGGGCTGACGGCCTATGCCGGCCTGCTGCGCGTGGGCGAGCTGAAGGAAGGCGACACGGTGTTCGTTTCCGGCGCAGCCGGCGCGGTTGGCTCGACCGTGGTGCAGATTGCCAAGATCAAGGGCGCGACCGTGATCGGTTCAGCCGGCGGGGCGGACAAATGCGCGGTCGTGAAGGCACTCGGCGCCGATCATGTGATCGACTACAAGCAGGCCAAGGGCTTTGACGGCCTGGTGACAGCGCTGAAGGCTGCCGCGCCCAAAGGCATCGACGTGTATTTCGACAATGTGGGCGGAGATCACCTGGCCGCCGCAATCGAAGCGGCCCGCCCGTTTGCACGCATGGCGCTTTGCGGAATGATTGCGCAGTATAACGAGACCGGCAAACCGGAAGGCCCGCACAACATCATTCAGGCGGTGGGCAAACAATTGAAGCTTCAGGGCTTCATTGTTTCCACACATGCCGATATGACGCCCGCCTTCCACGCCGACATGGCCAAATGGATTGCCGGCGGGAAAATGAAATATGAGGAAACCGTGATGAACGGGATCGAGAAGGCGCCAGACGCGTTCCTCGGCCTGTTCACCGGTGCAAACACCGGCAAGATGCTGGTTAAACTGGGATAG